The genomic interval ACTGTCCAACAGTTGCTGGTAGAGGCGCGACTGCTGCTCCTCCTGGCGGTACTTCCAGCCCGGCAGCTCGGTCTGCAGCGTCAGCAGCCCTTGAGGACGGTAACCTTGGTCCTGGGAAACGATGCGCTGGGTGCCCTGGACGGCTAATCCGGCCGCGATAAGCAAAGTCAAAGTCAACGCCACCTCAGCCGTCACCAACAGGCGCCGCCCGCTCATCCGGCGCGATGCGGTGCGGGTGGAGCGGTTGAGAATCTCTCGAAAGCTGGCCCGCGAGGAGGAGATGGCGGGCAGCAGTCCGAAGACCACTACCGCCGCCAATCCCACGGCTGCCGCAAAAGCGGCGGTCCGCCAGTCCAGCCCGACTTGGTCCCATCCCACCACGAACCTGCGGATGCGGGGCGGAATGGTCTGCCGCAGGACTTCGAGGGCCGCCCAGGCCAGCGGCAGCGCCCAGGCGGCTCCGATCAGCGCCAAAAGCGCATTCTCGATCATCAACTGGCGCAAAAGGCGTCCCCGGCGGGCCCCCAGCGCCTGGCGCAAAGACAGTTCCTGAGCCCTCTCGCTGCCGCGAACCAGCAACAGCCCGGCCACATTCACGCAGGCCACCAACAGGACAATCACGACGGCGGCCTGGAAAATGGACAAGAAAGGCGGCGCCCCCGGATGGACGACGGCTTGACTGAGCTCCACAACCTTGGCCCCGCGTCCCCGGTCGCTCTCCGGATATTCCTCGGCCCAACCCGCCGCCAGCACGTCCAGAGCCGCTTGCGCCCGGGAGCGGGAGACACCCTCGGCCAGACGCGCCGCCACGCCCAATCCGCGCGCGTCGCGCCGGGTCAATTGAGCGCTGGAAAAACGCAGGGGAAGCCAGATGTCGCATTGGCGGGGGAATTCAAATCCGGGCTGAGCCACTCCGGCGATTTCATAGCTGCGGCCATTCAGGTTGATGGTGTCGCCGACGATCTGGGGGTCGGCGCTCAGGTGGCGGATCCAAAAGGCATGGCTGAGGACGGCCGCCGGGGTTGCCCCATCGTCAAGGTCAGACGGGGTCAGCAGGCGCCCGAGAGCGGGCCGCGCCCCCAGCAGTCCCAAGAAACCCGGAGTGGCGCTGGCCGCCTGCACGCGAATGGACTGCTGCAAGCCGGTGACGGTGGCCTGCCAGGGCAAGTGAGCTTCTACTTGCTGGAAGACTTCCTCTTGCTCGCGCCAGACCAGAAAGCGAGGAACGGCAACTGGAATCCGGTCCGCTCCCCAAGCGGGCAGCGTCTCGTAGATCATGACCAGCCGCTCGACTCCGGGGACCGGAAAGGGACGCAGCATCAAGGCGTCGATGAGCGAGAAAACCGCCGCATTGGCGCCGATGCCCAAGGCTAGAGTCAACCCTACGGCTCCCGTCAGCAAAGGGCGGCGCCAGAGACTGCGGGCCGCGAACCTCAAGTCAGTCAGCATGGTCTCGACCTCGAAAGCTGATGTTCATTCCGTCTCCAAGGAGTGGCGTTTGTCAAGGATACCCTGTATGACGGCGCTTCGTATGGCCGTCTCGAAACATATCTTCAGCCAGGCGGTATAGTCGCTGGGCCGATCCCTGATTTCCTGTCGCAGGGTCCGCACGTCCTTCCAGGCCCATTCCGCCACCTCGCGGGGATTGGGTTCCGCCCCTCCATCGTGGCGTCCAGCCAGAACATGGTCTACCTCATGCTCGCGCAAACCCGCTTCTACCTGGGCCGAATAGGTGAAGGTGAACATCTCGCGGAGAGCGCAGGTGAAGCCCATTTCCTCCAGCAATCTCAACTGGGCCTCCCGGATCAACACCCCTCCAGGACGCGGATGGCTGCAACAACTGTTCGACCATAGACCCCGCGAGTGATACTTGGAGAGGGCTCTTCTCTGCAGCAGCAGTTGGCCCTGGGAGTTGAAGATGAAGATGGAAAAGGCCCGGTGCAGCAGTCCCCGCCGGTGGGCCTCGATCTTGTCGCAGACGCCCACCTGTCGACCGCTCCTGTCGACCACCACCACCTCCGAGCAGCGGTAGCCGTTGCCGTTGTACTTGCTCAGGCTCAGCGCCTTGCTTCGGAATCGCTGGCGGTATTGCTTGGGCGTGCGCCCGGTGCGGGCCTTGAAGGCCCGAGAGAAGTTGGAGAGATCGTTAAAACCCACCTGATAAGCGATCTCCGATATGCGCAGGTTGCCGCCGGTCAGCAATGAAGCCGCGCAGGTCAACCGCTGATCTTTCTGAATCGTCTTAATCGATTGTCCCAGTTCCTCTTTGAAGAGAGAGGACAAGCGGCTCGAACTGAGATTAACCCGCCGAGCCAGGCGATTAACGGTGATCGGTTTGTGAAACGAGGTTCTGATTACGTCCAGAACTTCTTTGACTCGCACGTCCATCTCTAGCGCCTCAGGCCGGTCGACAAAGTTCTGAATCTCTGGGTGTCTCTACGTGTGCAGCATGATATCAAGAAAGTTACAAAGAAACAAGTATCATGTTGTCACAACGCAATATGAAGTATATAAAGCTTCTTTAAAATAACAGCTGTTCAGCGGCACTAATGGGGCATGGTCGACCTGCTTTAGCCAAATATCTTCAAGCGAGGGCTTTTTCGGCGGTCCGTCCCGCGCTAGAGTTGACCCATGCCTTGCTTGGAGACTGAGAATGAACAGGTAGAATATGGAGCAGGAATAATGAAGGAGGCCCCGCCATGTCCACGCGCATCAGCCGAGTCGATTACTTTTTCACGAGCGTCAGGGATCAACCAGGGGAGGCATATCGGTTGCTGTCTCTGTTGAAGGACTTGGGGGTCAATCTTTCGGCTGTGACGGCCGTGCCAGTGGGCCCGGACCGCACCCAGATGACGCTCTTTCCTGAAGACACGCTCAAGTTGAAATCGGAGGCCAAGAAGGCCGGGCTCTCCATCGACGGGCCCCATCCGGCGCTGCTGGTGCAGGGCGACGACGAGTTGGGCGCGCTGGCCCGCATCCACGCTCAACTTTACGAAGCGCGCGTCAACGTTTATGCCTCCAGCGGAGTGGCTGACGGCCGCGGTTCCTTCGGCTACATCATCTACGTCCGCCCCGAGGACTTCCGGCGGGCGGCT from Acidobacteriota bacterium carries:
- a CDS encoding ABC transporter permease, with the protein product MLTDLRFAARSLWRRPLLTGAVGLTLALGIGANAAVFSLIDALMLRPFPVPGVERLVMIYETLPAWGADRIPVAVPRFLVWREQEEVFQQVEAHLPWQATVTGLQQSIRVQAASATPGFLGLLGARPALGRLLTPSDLDDGATPAAVLSHAFWIRHLSADPQIVGDTINLNGRSYEIAGVAQPGFEFPRQCDIWLPLRFSSAQLTRRDARGLGVAARLAEGVSRSRAQAALDVLAAGWAEEYPESDRGRGAKVVELSQAVVHPGAPPFLSIFQAAVVIVLLVACVNVAGLLLVRGSERAQELSLRQALGARRGRLLRQLMIENALLALIGAAWALPLAWAALEVLRQTIPPRIRRFVVGWDQVGLDWRTAAFAAAVGLAAVVVFGLLPAISSSRASFREILNRSTRTASRRMSGRRLLVTAEVALTLTLLIAAGLAVQGTQRIVSQDQGYRPQGLLTLQTELPGWKYRQEEQQSRLYQQLLDSLAALPSVELAAAVNFLPASNSGWTRAFEVEGNPPTDARRWPTASYRVASSDYFRTLDIDLMEGRTFRPGMEAEARPVAVVSARMAQTAWPQGDPLGKRFRVRDGEWLTVIGVVGDVRHSWEETTPTATFYVPLQQSPSAQMSLALRVRKDPLEVLPAVRTKFRELDSDLPIFQARSQSTSLSEHIYPVSAAAGLMSVFGAIALLLSLVGIYGVMAYTVSSRSQEFGIRMALGASARSVLRSSLISALSLVVVGLVIGLPMAWGLGRLMESYLFGIVELNAGAYLAFTLSLALAAWVAAYIPSKRILKVDPSEALRAE
- the idi gene encoding isopentenyl-diphosphate Delta-isomerase, which encodes MDVRVKEVLDVIRTSFHKPITVNRLARRVNLSSSRLSSLFKEELGQSIKTIQKDQRLTCAASLLTGGNLRISEIAYQVGFNDLSNFSRAFKARTGRTPKQYRQRFRSKALSLSKYNGNGYRCSEVVVVDRSGRQVGVCDKIEAHRRGLLHRAFSIFIFNSQGQLLLQRRALSKYHSRGLWSNSCCSHPRPGGVLIREAQLRLLEEMGFTCALREMFTFTYSAQVEAGLREHEVDHVLAGRHDGGAEPNPREVAEWAWKDVRTLRQEIRDRPSDYTAWLKICFETAIRSAVIQGILDKRHSLETE